The Candidatus Manganitrophus noduliformans genome includes a window with the following:
- a CDS encoding cyclic nucleotide-binding/CBS domain-containing protein produces MTPLALLMHRDLQEISPKTTVRDAAKQMRDKRIGSLLVSEGMERIGIVSETDFVRKALADGLNPDTTPVERIMSQPVIGIDIDKTAKEANDLMATKGVRHLAVTDKGKIVGIISVRDLVICFKNRL; encoded by the coding sequence ATGACACCATTGGCCCTTTTGATGCATCGGGATCTTCAGGAAATTTCCCCAAAGACCACGGTACGGGATGCGGCAAAACAGATGCGGGATAAACGAATCGGCTCCCTCCTGGTCAGCGAGGGAATGGAGCGGATCGGGATTGTGAGCGAGACCGATTTTGTCCGAAAGGCACTCGCCGACGGCCTCAATCCCGACACCACTCCCGTGGAAAGAATCATGAGTCAGCCGGTCATCGGGATCGATATCGACAAAACCGCCAAAGAGGCGAACGACCTGATGGCGACGAAGGGGGTGCGGCACCTGGCCGTGACCGACAAGGGGAAAATTGTCGGGATCATCTCGGTGCGCGATTTGGTGATCTGCTTTAAGAATCGATTGTAA
- a CDS encoding diguanylate cyclase → MKKKRKKAPSVLIADDSAFEVDQIKIMFEKMGFEVSWTYTGADAIKQARRNPPDLILLDVVLPDITGHDVCRLLRASPETMNIPLIMITVRDKTEDLVLGFEQGANDYITKPFDARELKARVNACLRMKQLQDDLTQKNEEYKILLKNVQELAMTDPVTGLFNRRYFREVLQQEFSRAQRYGTLFSCFMIDVDHFKPINDTYGHESGDRVLSEVARLLQVQLRDVDLIARYGGDEFAVLLPESAREKSRQIAERIREAAYSQIHSFLPKRHSVTLSIGISGLPDPGLQHPSQVIATADFALYRAKRNGKNRVDIATFQEMGSQPSPEEEEKLDQLH, encoded by the coding sequence ATGAAGAAGAAGCGGAAGAAAGCGCCGAGCGTTCTGATCGCCGATGACAGCGCCTTCGAAGTTGATCAGATCAAAATCATGTTTGAGAAGATGGGCTTCGAGGTCTCCTGGACCTATACCGGCGCCGATGCGATCAAGCAGGCCCGGCGAAACCCTCCCGATCTGATTCTTCTCGACGTGGTTCTCCCCGATATCACCGGACACGATGTCTGCCGGCTGCTGCGCGCCAGCCCCGAGACGATGAACATTCCCCTCATCATGATCACCGTCCGGGATAAAACGGAGGATCTGGTCCTCGGTTTCGAGCAAGGGGCGAACGATTACATCACCAAGCCGTTCGATGCGCGCGAGCTCAAAGCGCGCGTCAACGCCTGCCTCCGGATGAAACAGCTTCAGGACGACCTGACACAGAAGAACGAGGAATATAAGATCCTTCTCAAGAACGTTCAGGAGCTCGCGATGACCGATCCGGTCACCGGCCTCTTCAACCGCCGTTATTTCAGAGAGGTCTTACAGCAGGAGTTCTCCCGCGCGCAACGATACGGCACCCTCTTTTCCTGCTTCATGATCGACGTCGATCACTTTAAACCGATCAATGACACCTATGGTCATGAGTCGGGAGATCGGGTCTTGAGCGAGGTGGCGCGCCTGCTTCAGGTGCAGCTGCGCGATGTCGATCTGATCGCCCGTTACGGCGGCGACGAATTTGCCGTTCTCCTTCCCGAGTCGGCCCGGGAGAAGTCCCGGCAGATCGCGGAGCGGATCCGCGAAGCCGCTTACAGTCAAATCCACTCCTTTCTTCCCAAGCGGCATTCGGTGACCCTCAGCATCGGCATCTCCGGACTGCCCGATCCCGGCCTCCAACACCCCTCTCAGGTCATCGCGACCGCCGATTTTGCCCTCTACCGCGCGAAGCGCAATGGAAAGAATCGAGTCGATATCGCCACCTTTCAGGAGATGGGGAGCCAACCTTCTCCCGAAGAGGAAGAAAAGCTGGACCAGCTCCACTAA
- a CDS encoding 4Fe-4S binding protein, translating to MALLITSECIACAACLPECPNEAIFENRSDCESKGYKLTGEDGGGQLAHATSDNIYVITYERCTECVGHFDEPQCAAVCPVSDCCISDPTYPEKADVLLEKAKSLNPDKEIDPARVWSGVRN from the coding sequence ATGGCACTTTTGATCACCAGTGAATGCATCGCCTGCGCAGCCTGTCTGCCTGAGTGTCCGAACGAAGCGATCTTCGAGAACCGAAGCGACTGCGAATCAAAGGGATATAAATTGACCGGGGAAGATGGCGGCGGCCAGCTCGCCCACGCCACCAGCGACAACATCTACGTCATCACCTACGAACGCTGCACCGAATGTGTGGGCCACTTTGATGAGCCCCAGTGCGCGGCGGTTTGTCCGGTGTCCGACTGCTGCATCTCCGATCCGACCTATCCCGAAAAGGCCGATGTCCTTCTGGAAAAAGCCAAGTCACTGAATCCGGACAAGGAAATCGATCCGGCGCGTGTCTGGAGCGGGGTTCGGAACTAA
- a CDS encoding SirB1 family protein, with translation MNSPENDRTLDALIRLLGEEGAHFEIIRRRLVEIGSPALPALERCVREGASLISERAGQIIESIRLEALDEEWQRYAEKEPCSLEEGVFLLARFAYPEMNSEIYRTKIDRMAEVLRRRIQPDSSPPAVIRTLNRYLFEELLFSGNRENYYLPENSYINTVLDTKKGIPISLSVVMLLLAERLNLPLHGIGMPGHFLVSWSDERDEIYIDPFHEGRMLTRGEIESQLPGDEKGLIAQYLRKVSTRQIITRMIRNLIHIYTEGGETEKGSWLERFHKRVHST, from the coding sequence ATGAACTCGCCTGAAAATGACCGCACCCTTGACGCATTGATCCGACTGTTGGGAGAGGAAGGTGCCCACTTCGAGATCATCCGCCGACGATTGGTCGAGATCGGCTCCCCCGCCCTCCCCGCGCTGGAGCGGTGCGTGAGGGAGGGCGCTTCATTGATATCGGAGCGGGCCGGCCAGATTATCGAGTCGATCCGGCTTGAAGCGTTGGATGAGGAGTGGCAACGTTATGCCGAGAAAGAACCCTGCTCCCTGGAAGAGGGGGTCTTTCTCCTCGCTCGATTCGCCTACCCGGAGATGAATTCGGAAATTTATCGGACAAAGATCGATCGGATGGCCGAGGTCCTCCGGAGGAGGATTCAACCTGATTCGTCTCCCCCCGCGGTGATCCGGACCCTGAATCGGTATCTCTTCGAAGAGCTTCTCTTCTCAGGAAATCGCGAGAACTACTACCTCCCGGAAAACAGCTATATCAATACCGTCCTCGACACAAAGAAGGGGATTCCGATCAGCTTATCGGTGGTGATGCTCCTTCTTGCAGAGCGGCTGAATCTCCCTCTCCACGGAATCGGGATGCCGGGTCACTTCCTGGTTTCCTGGTCGGATGAACGAGACGAAATTTACATCGATCCCTTCCATGAAGGCCGGATGCTGACTCGCGGGGAGATTGAATCGCAACTCCCAGGAGACGAAAAAGGGCTCATCGCTCAATATCTCCGAAAGGTTTCCACGCGCCAGATCATTACAAGGATGATCCGCAACCTCATTCACATTTATACTGAAGGGGGAGAAACGGAAAAAGGTTCCTGGTTGGAGCGGTTCCACAAACGGGTTCATTCGACTTAG
- a CDS encoding CoB--CoM heterodisulfide reductase iron-sulfur subunit B family protein codes for MKYALFPGCASKGATPELYTSTMKVVGRLGLDIVELEAFNCCGAGVISEADPDLAYTLNARTLATAEKMGINNVMTICGTCQGILGGANKNLQEDDALRDRINRALKDATGLEYHGTVEVKHLQWILVKDFGLDELSKFITHPLNVSIAPFYGCYILRPSRATGFDDWENPTSLEKLIRAVGAYPVEYDGRTKCCGFPVLLEKDQIALSMVAKNVGEAKEKGSDAMVTPCPLCHMSLDIYQDRAEDRLQQTRPDETLGVPILHLPQLLGLAMGFSPKELGMKRHLVSTAPLIEKIQ; via the coding sequence ATGAAGTACGCCCTCTTCCCAGGATGCGCCTCCAAGGGAGCCACCCCCGAGCTCTACACCTCCACCATGAAAGTGGTCGGACGCCTCGGTCTCGACATCGTTGAACTGGAAGCATTTAACTGCTGCGGGGCCGGCGTGATCAGCGAGGCCGACCCGGATCTCGCCTACACCCTCAATGCCCGGACCCTCGCCACCGCCGAGAAGATGGGGATCAACAATGTCATGACGATCTGCGGGACCTGCCAGGGGATCCTGGGCGGGGCCAACAAGAATCTTCAAGAGGATGACGCCTTGCGCGATCGGATCAACCGGGCCCTCAAGGACGCCACCGGCCTGGAATACCACGGGACGGTCGAGGTGAAACATCTTCAGTGGATTTTGGTCAAAGATTTCGGCTTGGACGAGCTGAGCAAGTTTATTACCCATCCTTTGAACGTATCGATCGCGCCGTTCTACGGTTGCTATATTTTACGCCCTTCTCGCGCCACCGGCTTTGACGATTGGGAAAATCCGACCTCGCTCGAGAAATTGATCCGCGCCGTCGGTGCCTATCCGGTCGAATACGACGGCCGAACCAAGTGCTGCGGCTTCCCCGTCCTCCTGGAGAAAGATCAGATTGCGCTGAGCATGGTCGCGAAGAACGTCGGCGAGGCGAAGGAAAAAGGAAGCGACGCGATGGTCACCCCCTGCCCCCTCTGCCACATGAGTCTCGATATCTATCAGGACCGCGCCGAAGACCGGCTTCAGCAAACCCGTCCGGATGAGACGCTCGGTGTTCCGATCCTCCACCTTCCTCAACTCCTTGGCCTGGCGATGGGCTTCTCACCCAAAGAGCTCGGGATGAAGCGACATCTCGTCTCCACCGCACCTCTGATCGAAAAAATTCAATAA
- the bcp gene encoding thioredoxin-dependent thiol peroxidase, with protein MTSELKPGDDAPLFILPSSDGKKVDLTSYRGKRHVILYFYPKDDTPGCTKEACAFRDSFAELKKAKAVILGVSLDSLASHQKFVEKYTLPFLLLSDTDAAVSKAYGVYKLKNMYGRKFWGIERSTFLIDPKGKVTHLFRRVKVDAHLDEVLSALKELKRV; from the coding sequence GTGACTTCAGAGCTGAAACCGGGAGATGATGCTCCCCTTTTTATTCTCCCCTCCTCGGACGGGAAGAAGGTCGATCTGACCTCGTACCGGGGAAAGCGCCATGTCATTCTCTACTTTTATCCGAAGGATGATACCCCCGGCTGCACCAAGGAGGCGTGTGCTTTCCGAGATTCTTTCGCCGAACTGAAGAAGGCGAAGGCCGTGATCTTGGGGGTCAGTCTCGATTCCCTCGCCTCGCATCAAAAATTCGTCGAGAAGTATACCCTCCCTTTTTTGCTCTTGAGCGATACGGATGCCGCCGTTTCGAAAGCCTACGGCGTTTACAAGCTGAAGAATATGTACGGCCGGAAATTCTGGGGAATCGAGCGATCGACCTTTCTGATCGACCCGAAGGGGAAGGTCACCCATCTCTTCCGCCGTGTGAAAGTAGACGCCCATCTGGACGAAGTCCTCTCGGCGCTGAAGGAGCTAAAAAGGGTTTGA
- a CDS encoding GGDEF domain-containing response regulator: MKRGLLLVKKERGQRRKMREALKEGPTAYRIYEAETLRQGLRILSKEKVDLIIYDDPASAHPPEMDLSPLSSFVDQRVAQEIPLLLIGSPHDAPQKQKALDNGAWDYITRPYRIQDLVLRAEVLLRIKATQDKLKQRIRKLERQSIIDPLTGLYNRKYLKEFLQREIRRAERQKGQIFCMMMDVDHFKRINDDLGHLNGDRVLQEIGTILRDLLRGYDFAARYGGDEFTIVLPQRMEEKAAMEVAERIRRTIADHVFGLRKGKKGGTRFTVSIGLATFPSPGIDTEETLIAAADDALYGAKRSGKNCALIHQPNEPNELA; encoded by the coding sequence ATGAAACGAGGCCTGCTTCTGGTCAAGAAGGAGAGAGGACAACGGCGAAAAATGAGGGAAGCCCTTAAAGAGGGCCCGACCGCCTACCGGATCTATGAAGCGGAGACCCTCCGGCAGGGGCTTCGCATTCTCTCCAAGGAGAAGGTCGATCTGATCATCTACGATGATCCGGCCTCCGCCCATCCCCCCGAAATGGATCTCTCCCCTCTCTCCTCTTTTGTCGATCAAAGAGTTGCCCAAGAGATTCCCCTTTTGCTGATCGGATCTCCCCACGATGCGCCTCAAAAACAGAAAGCGCTCGACAACGGCGCGTGGGATTACATCACCCGCCCCTACCGGATTCAAGATCTGGTCCTACGCGCCGAAGTCCTCTTGCGGATCAAAGCGACACAGGATAAACTCAAGCAGCGTATCCGGAAATTGGAACGTCAGTCGATCATCGATCCTTTAACCGGGCTTTACAATCGTAAATATCTGAAAGAATTTCTGCAGCGGGAGATTCGGCGGGCGGAACGGCAAAAAGGACAGATCTTCTGCATGATGATGGATGTCGATCATTTTAAGCGAATCAACGACGACTTAGGCCATCTCAACGGAGATCGGGTTTTGCAGGAGATCGGGACGATTCTCCGAGACCTTCTTCGGGGATACGATTTCGCCGCGCGATACGGCGGAGACGAATTCACGATTGTACTTCCTCAACGGATGGAAGAGAAGGCGGCGATGGAGGTGGCCGAACGAATCCGCCGAACGATTGCAGATCATGTTTTCGGTTTACGAAAAGGAAAGAAGGGAGGGACCCGATTTACCGTGAGCATCGGCCTGGCGACCTTCCCTTCCCCCGGTATCGATACCGAAGAGACCCTCATTGCGGCCGCAGACGATGCCCTCTACGGCGCCAAGCGTTCCGGGAAGAACTGCGCCCTCATTCATCAACCAAATGAGCCGAATGAACTCGCCTGA
- a CDS encoding HAD-IA family hydrolase yields the protein MAVEMIKGVIADVDGTLVDSNDAHASAWQEAFQEFGIQIKWEEIRCEIGKGADQLLPRFLTPEQISELGTQIHKRKKEIFKNKYFDQIRPLPGVIPLFERLHQDKKTIVLATSSGGSEVQHYIRLLGIDRWVRDVLSGDDVARSKPHPDLFHLALDRFHWKPSDAVVLGDTPYDVAAAKEIGLQTIAVLTGGFSEETLRKAGADEIYPDLPALLKNYESSILGVKNRSAA from the coding sequence GTGGCGGTAGAAATGATCAAAGGGGTGATTGCAGATGTAGATGGAACGCTGGTCGACAGCAACGACGCCCATGCGAGCGCCTGGCAGGAGGCGTTTCAGGAATTCGGAATTCAAATTAAATGGGAAGAGATCCGTTGCGAAATCGGGAAAGGGGCCGATCAGCTCCTTCCCCGCTTTCTCACCCCGGAGCAGATCTCCGAGCTTGGAACCCAGATCCATAAGCGGAAGAAAGAGATCTTCAAGAATAAGTATTTCGACCAGATCCGGCCCCTCCCCGGCGTGATCCCCCTCTTCGAGCGGCTTCATCAAGACAAGAAAACCATTGTCCTCGCCACTTCCAGCGGGGGGAGCGAGGTCCAGCACTATATCCGTCTTCTTGGAATCGACCGCTGGGTGCGGGATGTCCTCTCAGGCGATGATGTCGCCCGATCCAAACCGCATCCCGACCTGTTTCATCTCGCCCTCGATCGTTTTCATTGGAAACCCTCCGACGCGGTGGTCCTCGGCGACACACCGTATGATGTGGCGGCCGCCAAAGAGATCGGTCTCCAGACGATTGCGGTTTTGACGGGGGGATTTTCGGAGGAGACGCTTCGGAAAGCGGGGGCGGACGAAATCTATCCCGATCTCCCCGCTCTGTTAAAAAATTATGAATCGTCGATATTGGGTGTAAAAAATCGTTCAGCAGCGTAG
- the def gene encoding peptide deformylase codes for MSILKVAKLGNPILRKVAAPVTPADCQDPNFQNFLEDMVETMRKLDGVGLAAPQVFESKQIVVIEANANPRYPAAPDLSLLILLNPTFTYLSEEKVEGWEGCLSVENLRGKVIRSARVGLKAFNRDMQPVEMEAEGFLAIVLQHEIDHLNGKVYLDRMKDFSTLTHLAEFERYWVRDPAEVGSP; via the coding sequence ATGTCTATTTTAAAAGTCGCCAAACTGGGAAACCCCATCCTTCGCAAGGTCGCAGCGCCCGTAACCCCGGCCGATTGTCAAGATCCGAACTTTCAAAATTTTCTTGAGGATATGGTCGAAACGATGCGGAAACTCGACGGCGTCGGACTGGCCGCGCCGCAGGTCTTCGAATCGAAACAGATTGTCGTCATCGAAGCCAATGCCAACCCTCGTTATCCGGCTGCCCCCGATCTTTCACTTTTGATCCTTCTCAACCCGACCTTTACGTATCTGTCCGAAGAAAAGGTTGAAGGATGGGAGGGCTGCTTGAGCGTGGAAAACCTTCGGGGCAAAGTGATTCGCTCGGCGCGGGTCGGCTTGAAGGCATTCAATCGCGACATGCAGCCGGTCGAAATGGAAGCCGAGGGCTTCCTCGCCATTGTCCTCCAGCATGAAATCGACCACTTAAACGGAAAGGTTTATCTCGACCGGATGAAAGATTTCTCCACATTGACCCATCTGGCTGAATTTGAGCGTTACTGGGTGAGAGATCCGGCGGAAGTCGGATCACCATAA
- a CDS encoding HNH endonuclease, which yields MEMTLLLNATYEPLRVIPWKKAILLLCQGKVEVLEVYDREIRGVSISFRLPSVLRLLELVKIKKNQRVVKFSRGNIFARDKHSCQYCGQRFRADELTFDHVVPIAKGGKKTWTNIVTACIRCNNRKSGRTPDEANMRLIKKPEKPSWSPSLTITIGIKKTPESWRDYLYWNLSLEEDLPDEEPS from the coding sequence ATGGAAATGACCCTTCTATTAAACGCAACCTACGAGCCTTTGCGGGTCATCCCTTGGAAAAAGGCGATTCTTCTCTTGTGCCAGGGGAAAGTGGAGGTTTTGGAGGTTTACGATCGGGAGATCCGAGGCGTTTCTATTTCCTTCCGACTCCCTTCCGTGCTGCGCCTTCTCGAACTCGTCAAAATCAAGAAAAATCAGCGGGTGGTCAAGTTTTCCCGGGGGAATATCTTCGCGAGGGACAAACATTCTTGCCAATATTGCGGCCAGCGCTTCCGGGCCGATGAGCTGACCTTTGATCATGTCGTCCCGATCGCCAAGGGAGGGAAGAAAACCTGGACCAACATCGTGACCGCCTGTATCCGGTGTAACAATCGGAAAAGCGGACGCACCCCCGATGAGGCGAACATGCGGCTGATCAAGAAGCCGGAGAAGCCGAGCTGGAGCCCTTCCTTAACGATCACCATCGGGATTAAAAAGACGCCGGAAAGCTGGCGTGATTATCTTTACTGGAACCTCTCCTTGGAAGAAGATCTTCCCGACGAAGAACCTTCCTAA
- a CDS encoding succinate dehydrogenase/fumarate reductase iron-sulfur subunit encodes MRVKLTVQKFNPDVDPKPYKKDYFVEASRGMTLLTALLKIKAEIDGTLTFRASCRAAICGSCLMQVNGSQKLACKLPLKEELEHHGKIEVGPMANMPVIKDMVVQMAPFWEKIKAVDPFLMTKNGVEVPTEALKDLHEKLHNADGCIMCGACVSACTSFEVSRGFLGPAALAKAYRFQADPRDQAHVPRLEALQGPDGIWDCVRCNFCVQVCPKDVRPMEQIVRLRRLSIGAGFSESVEARHITEFTKVVGDEGRLNETLLPILMTWGNLKKMLRIIPLGIKMFLHGKTPFPFKRVPGRDEVRAIFKRWEKTK; translated from the coding sequence ATGCGCGTTAAACTGACGGTCCAAAAATTTAACCCCGATGTCGATCCGAAGCCTTACAAAAAGGACTACTTTGTCGAGGCCAGCCGGGGGATGACCCTGCTGACCGCGCTGTTGAAAATCAAGGCCGAGATCGACGGCACCCTCACCTTCCGCGCCTCCTGCCGGGCGGCGATCTGCGGCTCCTGCCTGATGCAGGTGAATGGAAGCCAGAAACTCGCCTGCAAGCTCCCCCTCAAGGAAGAGCTGGAACACCACGGGAAAATCGAGGTCGGACCGATGGCGAACATGCCGGTGATCAAAGACATGGTCGTTCAGATGGCCCCCTTCTGGGAGAAGATCAAGGCGGTCGATCCCTTTCTGATGACGAAGAACGGGGTGGAGGTTCCGACCGAAGCGCTGAAGGATCTTCACGAGAAACTGCACAATGCCGACGGCTGCATTATGTGCGGGGCGTGCGTTTCGGCCTGCACCAGCTTTGAAGTCTCCCGCGGATTTCTCGGTCCGGCCGCATTGGCCAAAGCCTACCGCTTTCAGGCCGATCCGAGAGACCAAGCACACGTTCCTCGTCTGGAGGCGCTTCAGGGACCCGACGGAATTTGGGACTGTGTCCGGTGCAACTTCTGCGTGCAGGTCTGCCCGAAAGATGTCCGGCCGATGGAGCAGATCGTGCGCCTTCGGCGATTGTCGATCGGCGCCGGATTCTCCGAATCGGTGGAGGCGAGACACATTACCGAGTTTACGAAAGTGGTGGGTGATGAGGGTCGGCTGAATGAGACACTCCTGCCGATCTTAATGACGTGGGGAAATCTCAAAAAGATGCTTCGGATCATCCCGCTCGGGATCAAGATGTTCTTGCACGGGAAGACGCCGTTCCCCTTCAAGCGCGTCCCGGGACGTGATGAAGTCCGGGCCATCTTCAAACGTTGGGAGAAAACGAAATGA
- a CDS encoding NAD-dependent protein deacylase, producing MLTENLIKTARDRIASAHSITVLTGAGISADSGVPTFRGEGGLWKQFRAEELATPEAFESHPEIVWEWYHWRRQIISEKRPNPAHEALVSLENACPSFTLITQNVDGLHPLAGSRKIIELHGSLWRMRCMRCGRITEKRSLELPRLPHCDLCRSLLRPDVVWFGEAINPLHLKKSLEACQGGGVFLVIGTSGIVQPAASFASIAKEHGAFTIEINRVDSEIADRDLLLIGRASEVVPQLIHANH from the coding sequence ATCCTCACCGAAAACCTGATCAAAACAGCACGGGACCGGATCGCCTCCGCCCATTCGATCACCGTTTTAACCGGGGCCGGGATTTCAGCCGACAGCGGGGTTCCCACGTTCAGGGGAGAGGGGGGGCTCTGGAAGCAGTTTCGGGCGGAAGAGCTCGCCACGCCCGAGGCGTTTGAATCACATCCTGAGATTGTCTGGGAGTGGTATCACTGGCGGCGTCAAATCATCTCGGAAAAACGTCCCAACCCGGCGCACGAAGCGTTGGTCTCACTTGAGAACGCCTGTCCGAGTTTCACGTTGATCACTCAAAATGTCGACGGGCTTCATCCACTGGCCGGGAGCCGGAAGATCATCGAGTTGCATGGAAGCCTTTGGAGGATGCGTTGTATGCGCTGCGGTCGGATCACGGAAAAGCGCTCCCTCGAGCTTCCCCGGCTTCCCCATTGCGATCTTTGTCGTTCATTGCTCCGTCCCGATGTGGTCTGGTTTGGAGAGGCGATTAACCCGCTCCATCTGAAAAAGAGTCTGGAGGCATGCCAAGGAGGAGGGGTTTTCTTGGTGATCGGAACATCCGGAATCGTTCAGCCCGCCGCTTCATTCGCATCGATCGCCAAGGAGCATGGGGCGTTCACGATCGAGATCAATAGGGTGGATTCGGAGATTGCAGACCGGGATCTGCTTCTGATCGGGCGCGCCTCGGAGGTTGTTCCCCAATTGATTCATGCCAACCATTAG
- a CDS encoding DUF1440 domain-containing protein has translation MNPTRVTIPNEPISLREAAPPGVRCGLIGAASMAAVAILFALFFQGDLWRPMKLAAATFLGEGAIGPGFQFGPVFLGLALHLTLSVALGVFFVWLGGYLSVGGAIAWGVIFSLSIWVIMQFGLLPVMNPWLAAAPPIPFALAHIAFGISLGIYPRFLKAAAEAPAVRRKAA, from the coding sequence ATGAATCCAACCAGGGTGACGATTCCAAATGAGCCGATCTCCCTTCGGGAAGCGGCGCCGCCCGGAGTCCGTTGCGGCTTGATCGGGGCCGCTTCAATGGCCGCCGTGGCAATTCTGTTTGCTCTTTTTTTTCAAGGGGATCTCTGGCGCCCGATGAAGCTGGCGGCGGCAACATTCCTCGGCGAGGGGGCGATCGGCCCCGGTTTTCAATTCGGACCGGTCTTCCTCGGTCTGGCGCTTCATCTGACCCTGTCGGTGGCGCTGGGAGTCTTTTTCGTCTGGCTGGGAGGTTACCTGAGCGTCGGGGGGGCGATCGCCTGGGGGGTGATCTTCTCCCTTTCCATCTGGGTCATCATGCAATTCGGACTGCTTCCTGTGATGAATCCCTGGCTGGCCGCCGCGCCGCCGATCCCGTTTGCGTTGGCCCATATCGCCTTTGGAATCAGCTTGGGAATCTATCCTCGTTTTCTGAAAGCGGCGGCCGAAGCCCCGGCGGTTCGGCGCAAGGCGGCATGA
- a CDS encoding BON domain-containing protein, with the protein MARAFGRRSIIPSVLPSRTTMLLAGLTLGILFAPRNGRSTRTLIAQRYHDWMDRISVWLESLAKKTRQQSTRVQGVVYQMRERAIPEEMIVSDEILAQRVRSELGRFFNTAIIDIATQEGTVTLRGSIPSDQEKQDIIDMARRVRGVRDVINLFS; encoded by the coding sequence ATGGCGCGCGCATTTGGAAGAAGGTCGATTATCCCGTCGGTGTTGCCTTCCCGCACCACCATGTTGTTAGCCGGTCTCACCCTCGGCATCCTATTCGCACCGCGAAACGGCCGGAGCACCCGGACCCTGATCGCTCAGAGATATCATGACTGGATGGATCGAATCAGTGTGTGGCTTGAGAGTCTTGCCAAGAAGACGCGACAGCAGAGCACCCGCGTTCAGGGGGTGGTCTACCAGATGCGGGAGCGGGCGATTCCCGAGGAGATGATCGTCAGCGATGAAATCCTGGCGCAGCGGGTCCGAAGCGAGCTGGGGCGCTTTTTTAATACGGCGATCATCGACATCGCCACACAGGAGGGGACGGTGACCCTTCGGGGGAGCATTCCCAGCGATCAGGAAAAACAAGATATCATCGATATGGCCCGAAGGGTCCGCGGGGTCCGCGATGTGATCAACCTCTTTTCATAA
- a CDS encoding LON peptidase substrate-binding domain-containing protein — translation MARTQIPEWVPLFPLPNVVFFPKTYLPLHIFEPRYREMVEDALGGDRMIGMVLLKEGWEINYDGNPPIHEIGSVGRIIRSQRLDDGRYNIILYGLKKCLIRGERHDRSYRQGRIETVEEPQTELLLAPLKEKLVDLTMRYRQKMPGAEALESILEIGLEDDVLVATLSAGLPLTVLEKQFLLEAGDLSQRAKRLAELMEMGLHTIGQTDGQTEG, via the coding sequence ATGGCGAGAACACAAATTCCGGAGTGGGTTCCCCTTTTTCCCCTCCCGAATGTGGTCTTCTTTCCGAAGACCTATCTTCCCCTCCATATTTTCGAACCGCGTTACCGCGAGATGGTCGAAGATGCCTTGGGCGGGGATCGGATGATCGGGATGGTCCTCTTGAAAGAGGGCTGGGAAATCAATTATGATGGGAACCCGCCGATCCATGAGATCGGCTCGGTCGGGCGGATCATTCGATCCCAACGGCTCGATGACGGACGATACAACATCATTCTCTACGGCCTGAAGAAATGTCTGATTCGGGGCGAGCGTCACGACCGGAGTTACCGGCAGGGGCGAATCGAGACCGTTGAGGAGCCTCAGACCGAGTTACTCCTCGCGCCGCTCAAAGAAAAGTTGGTCGATCTGACGATGCGCTACCGCCAGAAAATGCCGGGGGCCGAGGCGTTGGAGTCGATTTTGGAAATCGGGCTTGAAGATGATGTCTTGGTGGCGACCCTCTCGGCGGGGCTTCCGCTGACGGTCTTGGAAAAACAGTTTTTGCTGGAAGCCGGAGACCTCTCACAACGGGCAAAACGCTTGGCGGAATTGATGGAGATGGGTCTTCATACCATCGGACAGACGGATGGACAAACGGAGGGATAG